A genomic window from Halomonas sp. LR3S48 includes:
- a CDS encoding 2-hydroxyacid dehydrogenase: MTKRIVAYSRLKPTHLDQLRQRFHVDYFEALKDTDDPAFRQALGQAHGIVGSSLLITPELLDQAPHLEAIASISVGYDNYPVEALTRRGILLCNTPDVLTETTADTGFLLIMATARRAVELAEFVKRGDWRESIGEAQFGSDVHGKTLGMIGLGRIGAAVARRGALGFGMQVLYSNASPKPELERELGATRCELDELLTQSDFVCVTVPLSAETTHLIGKREFGLMKRSAIFVNIARGKVVDEAALIGALENGEIHAAGLDVFEQEPLSPESPLPHMANVVALPHIGSATHETRDAMAQLAVDNIMLALDGKRPISLVNEPAWQQRN; the protein is encoded by the coding sequence ATGACAAAACGCATCGTCGCCTATAGCCGCCTCAAGCCGACGCACCTCGACCAGCTCAGGCAGCGCTTCCACGTCGATTATTTCGAAGCCTTGAAGGACACCGACGACCCCGCTTTTCGCCAAGCATTAGGCCAGGCCCACGGCATCGTCGGCTCGAGCCTTCTCATCACGCCCGAGCTGCTCGACCAGGCCCCGCACCTCGAGGCCATCGCCAGCATCTCGGTGGGCTACGACAACTACCCTGTCGAGGCGCTGACCCGGCGCGGCATCCTGCTATGCAACACTCCCGACGTGCTCACCGAGACCACCGCCGACACCGGCTTCCTGCTGATCATGGCAACGGCCAGGCGCGCGGTGGAGCTGGCCGAGTTCGTCAAGCGCGGCGACTGGCGGGAGAGTATCGGCGAGGCGCAGTTCGGCAGCGACGTGCACGGCAAGACGCTCGGCATGATCGGCCTGGGTCGTATCGGCGCCGCCGTAGCCCGCCGCGGCGCGCTGGGCTTCGGCATGCAGGTGCTTTATTCCAACGCCTCGCCCAAGCCCGAACTGGAGCGGGAGCTGGGCGCCACGCGCTGCGAGCTGGACGAGCTGCTGACCCAGAGCGATTTCGTCTGCGTAACCGTGCCGCTGTCGGCCGAGACGACCCACCTGATCGGCAAGCGCGAATTCGGCCTGATGAAGCGCTCGGCGATCTTCGTCAACATCGCCCGCGGCAAGGTGGTCGACGAGGCGGCGCTGATCGGTGCGCTGGAGAACGGCGAAATCCACGCCGCCGGGCTCGACGTGTTCGAGCAGGAACCGCTCTCGCCGGAGTCGCCGCTGCCGCACATGGCCAACGTGGTGGCGCTGCCCCACATCGGTTCGGCCACCCACGAGACCCGCGACGCCATGGCCCAGCTCGCAGTGGACAACATCATGCTCGCGCTCGATGGCAAGCGACCGATCAGCCTGGTCAACGAGCCCGCCTGGCAGCAACGCAACTGA
- a CDS encoding sugar kinase, translated as MNTHTLLPEVLAFGEAMALFVAETPGPMAEVECFRRGIAGADTNVAIGLARLGFRVGWLSRVGSDGFGTYVRRKLEAEGLDCCYLHDDPDHATGLVFKERAEGGADPRVEYFRRGSAASHLSPEDAAQVDFAAARHLHATGIPPALSASCRELTEHMLERARTHGATVSFDPNLRPSLWPSEAEMRETLNALAAKADWVLPGLAEGRLLTGRETPRDIADFYLERGAQAVFLKLGPEGAYYRGVLDGREAEATLPGFPVAHVVDTVGAGDGFAVGVVSALLDGRSPQAAARRGNLIGAEAVQVQGDMEGLPHRSRLAELERHLPDLP; from the coding sequence ATGAACACCCACACTCTCCTCCCGGAAGTGCTCGCCTTTGGCGAAGCCATGGCCCTGTTCGTGGCCGAGACTCCCGGCCCCATGGCCGAGGTGGAATGCTTCAGACGCGGCATCGCCGGAGCGGATACCAACGTCGCCATCGGCCTGGCCCGGCTCGGCTTTCGGGTCGGCTGGCTCAGTCGCGTCGGCAGCGACGGCTTCGGTACCTACGTGCGACGCAAGCTCGAAGCAGAAGGACTGGACTGCTGCTATCTGCACGATGACCCCGACCATGCCACCGGCCTGGTGTTCAAGGAACGTGCCGAAGGCGGCGCCGACCCCAGGGTGGAATACTTTCGCCGCGGCAGTGCGGCCAGCCACCTTTCGCCTGAAGATGCCGCACAGGTGGACTTCGCCGCTGCCCGCCACCTCCACGCCACCGGTATTCCTCCTGCGCTCTCGGCCAGTTGTCGGGAGCTTACCGAACACATGCTGGAGCGGGCCCGAACCCATGGCGCAACCGTCTCCTTCGACCCCAACCTGCGCCCCAGCCTGTGGCCCAGCGAGGCGGAGATGCGCGAGACGCTCAACGCGCTGGCGGCGAAGGCCGACTGGGTACTGCCGGGCCTGGCCGAGGGCCGCCTGCTGACCGGGCGCGAAACGCCTCGCGACATCGCCGATTTCTATCTCGAGCGCGGCGCCCAGGCCGTATTCCTCAAGCTCGGACCGGAGGGCGCCTACTACCGCGGCGTGCTGGACGGCCGCGAGGCGGAAGCCACCCTGCCGGGCTTCCCGGTCGCGCACGTGGTGGATACCGTGGGCGCCGGCGACGGTTTCGCTGTGGGTGTGGTCAGTGCCCTGCTCGACGGCCGCTCACCCCAGGCCGCCGCGCGCCGCGGCAACCTGATCGGCGCCGAGGCCGTCCAGGTACAGGGCGATATGGAAGGCCTGCCGCACCGCTCGCGCCTGGCCGAGCTCGAGCGCCACCTGCCAGACTTGCCGTAA
- a CDS encoding LacI family DNA-binding transcriptional regulator, translating to MPARPSRHATILEVAREADASKTSVSRYFSGERERLSPALRRRIGEAANKLGYRPNQMARGLKGGRSRLLGMLVADIRNPYSVAVMHGVEQACRERGFSLLVANTDNDPAQERTHLALLASYRVEGLVINAAGSPAHELQELAGQGMPLVLLDRWLEELEADRVGLDNALAIDMAIDHLRAQGYRHLLFLSQPVGLTSPRQQRWQRFEQRLSEEPALHGERHDPALDGSAVRAIIEAFLVRAGQPAAVLCANGNVTLAATRALQALGIRLGEVGLLGIDELDWCSLVPPGITTLAQPTEAIGRAAVQQLQARLDDNGSTLPPCCIQFPPMLNARGSTRLPGTGPDFDNVKDNTKETP from the coding sequence ATGCCAGCTCGACCCTCACGACATGCCACGATCCTTGAGGTGGCGCGCGAAGCCGACGCCTCCAAGACCAGCGTGTCGCGTTATTTCAGCGGCGAGCGCGAGCGGCTCTCGCCGGCACTGCGGCGCCGTATCGGCGAAGCCGCCAACAAGCTCGGCTATCGTCCCAACCAGATGGCCCGAGGCCTCAAGGGCGGCCGTTCGCGGCTGCTCGGCATGCTGGTGGCAGACATCCGCAATCCCTACTCGGTCGCGGTGATGCACGGCGTCGAACAGGCCTGTCGCGAGCGCGGCTTTTCGCTACTGGTAGCCAACACCGACAACGACCCCGCCCAGGAGCGAACCCACCTGGCCCTGCTCGCCTCCTATCGGGTGGAGGGGCTGGTGATCAATGCCGCCGGTAGCCCCGCCCACGAGCTGCAGGAGCTGGCCGGGCAAGGCATGCCGCTGGTCCTGCTCGACCGCTGGCTGGAGGAACTCGAGGCGGACAGGGTCGGGCTCGACAACGCCCTGGCCATCGACATGGCCATCGATCACCTGAGAGCGCAGGGTTATCGTCATCTGCTGTTTCTCAGCCAACCAGTGGGCCTGACCAGCCCGCGCCAGCAGCGCTGGCAGCGTTTCGAGCAGCGCCTGTCCGAGGAGCCGGCACTCCACGGGGAACGCCACGACCCGGCCCTCGACGGCTCCGCGGTGCGGGCGATCATCGAAGCGTTCCTCGTCCGCGCCGGGCAGCCCGCGGCCGTGCTATGCGCCAACGGCAACGTGACTCTTGCCGCCACCCGCGCCCTCCAGGCCCTGGGCATTCGCCTGGGCGAGGTCGGCCTGCTGGGTATCGACGAGCTCGACTGGTGCAGCCTCGTGCCGCCCGGCATCACCACCCTGGCGCAGCCCACCGAGGCCATTGGCCGCGCCGCCGTGCAGCAGTTGCAGGCACGCCTCGATGACAATGGATCTACGCTGCCACCATGCTGCATCCAGTTTCCACCGATGCTAAATGCACGCGGCTCGACCCGCCTACCCGGCACCGGCCCCGACTTCGACAACGTCAAAGACAACACCAAGGAGACGCCATGA
- the fba gene encoding class II fructose-bisphosphate aldolase (catalyzes the reversible aldol condensation of dihydroxyacetonephosphate and glyceraldehyde 3-phosphate in the Calvin cycle, glycolysis, and/or gluconeogenesis), translating to MALISMRQMLDHAAERGYGIPAFNVNNLEQMRAIMEAADATDSPVIVQASAGARKYAGAPFLRHLILAAVEEFPHIPVVMHQDHGTSPAVCQRSIQLGFSSVMMDGSLGEDGKTPMDYDYNVDVTRRTVEMAHACGVSVEGELGCLGSLETGMAGEEDGIGAEGVLSHDQLLTDPEEAAEFVKATQVDALAIAIGTSHGAYKFTKPPTGDTLSIQRIKEIHARIPDTHLVMHGSSSVPQEWLAIINEFGGEIPETYGVPVEEIVEGIKHGVRKVNIDTDLRLASTGAVRRFLAHNPSEFDPRKFLKETVTAMRDICIARYEAFGTAGNASRIKPISLEAMFERYARGELDPKVK from the coding sequence ATGGCACTGATCAGCATGCGCCAGATGCTGGACCACGCCGCCGAGCGCGGCTATGGCATTCCAGCCTTCAACGTCAACAACCTCGAACAGATGCGCGCCATCATGGAAGCGGCCGACGCAACCGACTCCCCGGTCATCGTCCAGGCCTCAGCCGGTGCGCGGAAGTACGCTGGCGCGCCCTTCCTTCGCCACCTCATCCTGGCCGCCGTGGAGGAGTTCCCCCACATCCCGGTGGTGATGCACCAGGACCACGGCACCTCTCCCGCGGTATGCCAGCGCTCGATCCAGCTCGGCTTCTCCTCGGTGATGATGGACGGCTCCCTGGGCGAGGACGGCAAGACGCCGATGGACTACGACTACAACGTCGACGTCACCCGCCGCACCGTCGAGATGGCCCACGCCTGCGGCGTCTCGGTAGAGGGCGAGCTGGGCTGCCTGGGCAGCCTGGAAACCGGCATGGCCGGCGAGGAAGACGGCATCGGCGCCGAGGGCGTGCTCTCCCACGACCAGCTGCTCACCGACCCCGAAGAGGCCGCCGAGTTCGTCAAGGCGACCCAGGTCGATGCCCTGGCCATCGCCATCGGTACCAGCCACGGCGCCTACAAGTTCACCAAGCCGCCTACCGGCGACACCCTCTCGATCCAGCGTATCAAGGAGATCCACGCCCGCATCCCCGATACCCACCTGGTGATGCACGGCTCCTCCTCGGTACCGCAGGAGTGGCTCGCCATCATCAACGAATTCGGCGGCGAGATCCCCGAGACCTACGGCGTGCCGGTCGAGGAGATCGTCGAGGGCATCAAGCACGGCGTGCGCAAGGTCAACATCGACACCGACCTGCGCCTGGCCTCCACCGGGGCGGTGCGCCGCTTCCTGGCCCATAATCCAAGCGAGTTCGACCCGCGCAAGTTCCTCAAGGAAACCGTGACCGCGATGCGCGACATCTGCATCGCCCGCTACGAAGCCTTCGGCACCGCCGGCAACGCCAGCCGCATCAAGCCGATCAGCCTCGAGGCGATGTTCGAGCGCTATGCCCGCGGCGAGCTCGACCCCAAGGTGAAGTAG
- a CDS encoding phosphoglycerate kinase: MNVLKMTDLDLHGKRVLIREDLNVPVKHGKVTSDARLRASLPTIKAATEAGAKVMLMSHLGRPTEGEPAEEFSLSPVAERLGELLGRPVRLVEDYLDTAQDLADGEVVLLENVRFNVGEKKDDETLSQQYAALCDIYVMDAFGTAHRAQASTHGVARFAPQACAGPLLAAELDALEQALATPRRPMVAIVGGSKVSTKLEVLNALSEKCDQLIVGGGIANTFIAAAGHNVGKSLYEADLVEQAKALMAKVEIPLPTDVVVATEFSDSAEAVVKPVDQVGDDEMILDIGPDTAGRLAGLLKDAGTILWNGPVGVFEIDQFGKGTEALSQAIAESNGFSIAGGGDTLAAIDKYGIEEQVSYISTGGGAFLEYVEGKTLPAVKALEDAAAR, encoded by the coding sequence ATGAACGTGCTCAAGATGACCGACCTCGACCTGCACGGTAAGCGTGTGCTGATCCGCGAGGACCTGAATGTACCCGTCAAGCACGGCAAGGTGACCAGCGACGCCCGCCTGCGTGCCAGCCTGCCGACCATCAAGGCCGCCACGGAAGCCGGCGCCAAGGTGATGCTGATGAGCCACCTGGGACGCCCCACCGAAGGCGAGCCGGCCGAGGAGTTCTCGCTGTCGCCGGTGGCCGAACGCCTCGGCGAGCTGCTCGGCCGACCGGTGCGCCTGGTCGAGGATTACCTCGATACCGCCCAGGACCTGGCCGACGGCGAGGTGGTACTGCTCGAGAACGTACGCTTCAACGTTGGTGAAAAGAAGGATGACGAGACTCTCTCGCAGCAGTATGCCGCGCTGTGCGACATCTACGTGATGGACGCCTTCGGCACCGCCCACCGCGCCCAGGCCTCGACACACGGCGTGGCCCGTTTCGCCCCCCAAGCCTGCGCCGGCCCGCTGCTGGCCGCCGAACTCGATGCCCTGGAGCAGGCCCTCGCCACCCCCAGGCGACCCATGGTCGCCATCGTCGGTGGATCCAAGGTCTCGACCAAGCTCGAGGTGCTCAATGCGCTTTCCGAGAAGTGCGATCAACTGATCGTCGGCGGCGGCATCGCCAACACCTTCATCGCCGCGGCGGGCCACAATGTCGGCAAGTCGCTGTATGAAGCCGACCTGGTCGAGCAGGCCAAGGCGCTGATGGCCAAGGTCGAGATCCCGCTGCCCACCGACGTGGTGGTGGCTACCGAGTTCTCCGACTCGGCCGAGGCGGTGGTCAAACCGGTCGACCAGGTAGGCGACGACGAGATGATCCTCGACATCGGCCCCGATACCGCCGGGCGGCTCGCCGGCCTGCTCAAGGACGCCGGCACCATCCTGTGGAACGGCCCGGTAGGCGTGTTCGAGATCGACCAGTTCGGCAAGGGCACCGAGGCACTGTCGCAGGCCATCGCCGAAAGCAACGGCTTCTCCATCGCTGGCGGCGGCGACACCCTGGCCGCCATCGACAAGTACGGGATCGAGGAGCAGGTCTCCTACATCTCCACCGGCGGCGGCGCCTTCCTCGAGTACGTCGAGGGCAAGACCCTGCCCGCCGTGAAAGCGCTGGAAGATGCCGCCGCACGCTGA
- a CDS encoding type I glyceraldehyde-3-phosphate dehydrogenase codes for MAQRIAINGYGRIGQCVLRALLERQSNRPGEPTLEVVAINELSDLATIAYLTRYDTTHGRFPGQVETAEGRMIVDGTPIAILTEPEPKQLPWGELGIDLVLECSGSFKDRATAERHLEAGAGRLLFSQPAESDVDATIVCGINDGELSAGHRIVSAASCTTNCLVPVLTVLDEALGIEHGVTTTVHSAMNDQPVIDAYHQTDLRLTRSAMHSIVPVDTSLARGINRLMPHLAGRFECLHMRVPTINVSAMDLSICVRRDTTATEVNALLRDASAGRLAGLLGYTEEPMASVDFNHDPRSGIVDATQTRVAGKRLIKLLCWFDNEWGFANRMLDVAQRMAALPAVPR; via the coding sequence ATGGCCCAGCGCATCGCCATCAACGGTTACGGTCGTATCGGCCAGTGCGTGCTGCGCGCGCTGCTGGAGCGCCAGTCGAACCGACCCGGCGAGCCGACGCTCGAGGTGGTGGCGATCAATGAGCTCTCCGACCTGGCCACCATCGCCTACCTGACCCGCTACGACACCACCCATGGCCGTTTTCCGGGGCAGGTGGAGACGGCCGAGGGCCGGATGATCGTCGACGGCACGCCCATCGCGATCCTGACCGAGCCGGAGCCCAAGCAACTGCCTTGGGGCGAACTCGGCATCGACCTGGTGCTGGAGTGCTCGGGCAGTTTCAAGGATCGTGCCACCGCCGAGCGTCATCTCGAAGCCGGCGCCGGCCGCCTGCTGTTCTCCCAGCCCGCCGAAAGCGACGTCGACGCCACCATTGTCTGCGGCATCAACGACGGCGAGCTTTCCGCCGGGCATCGCATCGTCTCGGCGGCGTCGTGCACCACCAACTGCCTGGTACCGGTACTCACCGTGCTCGACGAGGCGCTCGGCATCGAGCACGGCGTGACCACCACGGTGCATTCGGCGATGAACGACCAACCAGTGATCGACGCCTACCACCAGACCGACCTGCGCCTGACGCGTTCGGCGATGCACTCCATCGTGCCCGTCGACACCAGCCTGGCACGTGGTATCAACCGCCTGATGCCCCACCTGGCCGGGCGCTTCGAATGCCTGCACATGCGCGTACCGACGATCAATGTCTCGGCCATGGACCTGTCGATCTGCGTGCGCCGCGACACTACGGCCACCGAGGTCAACGCCCTGCTGCGCGACGCCAGCGCCGGCCGCCTGGCCGGGCTGCTCGGCTACACCGAAGAACCCATGGCCTCGGTCGACTTCAACCACGACCCCCGCTCGGGTATCGTTGACGCCACTCAGACCCGGGTGGCAGGCAAGCGCCTGATCAAGCTGCTGTGCTGGTTCGACAACGAGTGGGGCTTCGCCAACCGCATGCTCGACGTCGCCCAGCGCATGGCGGCGCTTCCCGCGGTGCCCCGATGA
- a CDS encoding Hsp20/alpha crystallin family protein, translating into MFGDLRRFDTGVTPGADWFRQWLDEVFSEEGAADIRSVPRGSFPMINVGRTDDAVRVYVLAAGLSHEDLDISVQDNVLTLRGRRDALPRDDDSERPSFRRERFDGEFVRSIGLPEGIDVERAEARCHDGVFEIHLPKREELKPRRIEVQTG; encoded by the coding sequence ATGTTCGGAGATCTCAGGCGTTTCGATACCGGCGTTACACCGGGGGCGGACTGGTTTCGCCAGTGGCTCGACGAGGTCTTTTCCGAGGAGGGTGCAGCGGACATCCGCTCGGTGCCGCGCGGCAGCTTCCCGATGATCAACGTCGGGCGCACCGATGACGCCGTCCGTGTCTACGTCCTCGCAGCCGGCCTTTCCCACGAGGACCTGGACATCAGCGTGCAGGACAACGTGTTGACCCTGCGGGGGCGGCGTGACGCCCTGCCGCGCGACGACGACAGCGAGCGACCCAGCTTCCGTCGCGAGCGCTTCGATGGCGAGTTCGTGCGCTCCATCGGTCTGCCGGAGGGCATCGACGTCGAGCGTGCCGAGGCACGTTGCCACGACGGCGTGTTCGAGATCCACCTGCCCAAGCGTGAAGAACTCAAGCCGCGTCGCATCGAGGTGCAGACGGGCTGA
- a CDS encoding Hsp20/alpha crystallin family protein yields MNEVARHEPQAGTPARERRSSAMRPPVDIYEEDNALFVVADMPGVARDGLSVEVDGNLLSIEGEIRIDMPEGITATYAEAQAQRYARRFTLSHEIDTAAIEARLEKGVLRLRLPKKERHRSRRIEIQAA; encoded by the coding sequence ATGAACGAAGTTGCACGTCATGAACCGCAGGCCGGCACACCCGCACGTGAAAGGCGCAGCTCGGCGATGCGGCCTCCTGTGGACATCTACGAGGAGGACAATGCCCTGTTCGTGGTCGCCGACATGCCCGGCGTCGCGCGGGATGGCTTGAGCGTCGAAGTCGATGGCAACCTGCTGAGCATCGAGGGTGAGATTCGTATCGACATGCCCGAGGGCATCACTGCGACCTATGCGGAAGCCCAGGCTCAGCGATATGCACGGCGCTTTACGCTCAGCCACGAGATCGATACCGCCGCCATCGAGGCGCGACTGGAGAAGGGAGTTCTCCGGCTGCGGCTGCCCAAGAAGGAGCGGCATAGGAGCCGGCGGATCGAAATCCAGGCCGCTTAA
- a CDS encoding class I fructose-bisphosphate aldolase, protein MTDIPQLLGDDAEYLLDHRCRGFPREQLHLPGPDFVSRVVADSDRSPAVMRSLQAMFNHGRLAGTGYLSLLPVDQGIEHSAGASFAPNPRYFDPANIVELALEGGCNGVASTLGVLASVARRYAHRIPMMLKLNHNETLSYPAMYDQTLFAEVEQAHDMGCVAVGATIYFGSPESRRQIMEISEAFERAHQLGMATVLWAYLRNPAFKHEGKDYHVAADLTGQANHLASTLKADIVKQKLPETNGGYQDIGFGHTHAKVYSELTSDHPIDLARYQVACCYMGRAGLINSGGGSKGHSDMGEAVRTAVINKRAGGMGLISGRKAFQKPMSEGVELLHAIQDVYLDKSVTVA, encoded by the coding sequence ATGACCGACATACCCCAACTACTGGGTGACGATGCCGAGTATCTGCTCGATCACCGTTGCCGTGGCTTTCCCCGCGAACAGTTGCATTTGCCGGGGCCGGACTTCGTCAGCCGGGTGGTGGCCGACAGCGACCGCAGCCCGGCGGTGATGCGCAGCCTGCAGGCGATGTTCAACCACGGTCGCCTGGCCGGTACCGGCTACCTGAGCCTGCTACCGGTGGACCAGGGCATCGAGCACTCCGCCGGCGCTTCCTTTGCACCCAACCCGCGCTATTTCGACCCGGCCAACATCGTCGAGCTGGCCCTCGAGGGCGGCTGCAACGGCGTGGCCTCCACCCTGGGCGTGCTGGCGTCGGTGGCGCGGCGCTATGCCCACCGCATTCCGATGATGCTCAAGCTCAATCACAACGAGACGCTGAGCTACCCGGCGATGTACGACCAGACCCTGTTCGCCGAAGTGGAGCAGGCCCACGACATGGGCTGCGTGGCGGTCGGCGCGACCATCTACTTCGGTTCCCCCGAGAGCCGCCGCCAGATCATGGAGATCAGCGAGGCCTTCGAGCGCGCCCACCAGCTCGGCATGGCCACGGTGCTGTGGGCCTACCTGCGCAACCCCGCCTTCAAGCACGAGGGCAAGGACTACCACGTGGCGGCCGACCTCACCGGCCAGGCCAACCACCTGGCTTCGACGCTCAAGGCCGACATCGTCAAGCAGAAGCTGCCCGAGACCAACGGTGGCTATCAGGACATCGGCTTCGGCCACACCCATGCCAAGGTCTACAGCGAGCTGACCTCCGATCACCCCATCGACCTGGCCCGCTACCAGGTGGCCTGCTGTTACATGGGCCGTGCCGGACTGATCAATTCCGGCGGCGGCTCCAAGGGCCACTCGGACATGGGCGAGGCGGTGCGTACCGCGGTGATCAACAAGCGCGCCGGCGGCATGGGCCTGATCTCAGGACGCAAGGCGTTCCAGAAGCCCATGAGCGAAGGTGTCGAGCTGCTCCACGCCATCCAGGACGTGTATCTGGACAAGAGCGTGACGGTGGCCTGA
- the tkt gene encoding transketolase codes for MPSRFELANAIRALSMDAVQKAKSGHPGAPMGMADIAEVLWNDYLKHNPNDPKWPDRDRFVLSNGHGSMLLYSLLHLTGYELELEQLRNFRQLHSKTAGHPEFGYAPGVETTTGPLGQGLANAVGMAIAEKTLAAQFNRPGHTIVDHHTYCFVGDGCMMEGISHEVSSLAGTLGLGKLTVFYDDNGISIDGEVEGWFTDDTAKRFEAYGWHVVPNVDGHDPEQIKAAIELARSHEEKPSLIICKTVIGFGAPNKQGKEECHGAPLGEEEVAAARKQLDWPHAPFHVPEPVYQGWDARQRGKSQQDDWQTRFARYRDEHPELAREFNRRVQCQLPAEITSEAFIEKSQQKGETIATRKASLQCLNELGPQLPELLGGSADLAPSNLTFWSGAKPISRENPGGNYLHYGVREFGMGAIMNGIVLHGGFIPYGATFLIFMEYMRNSVRMAALMGKRAIYVFTHDSIGLGEDGPTHQPIEQLTNLRSTPNLCTWRPCDAVETAAAWDAAIKRNSGPTALVLSRQNLPHQERNKQQLAEIQRGAYVLKECEGTPELILIATGSEVALAMDAAAELEGQGRAVRVVSMPSAYRFDGQDAEYRESVLPRAVTKRLAIEAGHADYWYKYVGLDGRVIGMTTFGESAPAGDLFKHFGFTVENVVAQAQELLG; via the coding sequence ATGCCGTCCCGTTTCGAACTGGCCAATGCCATTCGCGCCCTGTCCATGGATGCCGTACAGAAGGCCAAGTCCGGCCACCCCGGCGCTCCGATGGGCATGGCCGACATCGCCGAAGTGCTGTGGAACGACTACCTCAAGCACAACCCCAACGACCCGAAATGGCCCGACCGCGACCGCTTCGTGCTGTCCAACGGCCACGGCTCGATGCTGCTCTACTCCCTGCTGCACCTGACCGGCTACGAACTCGAACTCGAGCAGCTGCGCAACTTCCGACAGCTGCACTCCAAGACCGCCGGTCATCCCGAGTTCGGCTACGCCCCGGGCGTGGAAACCACCACCGGCCCGCTGGGCCAGGGCCTGGCCAACGCCGTGGGCATGGCCATCGCCGAGAAGACCCTGGCGGCGCAGTTCAACCGCCCCGGCCACACCATCGTCGACCACCACACCTACTGCTTCGTCGGTGACGGCTGCATGATGGAGGGTATCTCCCACGAAGTGTCTTCGCTGGCCGGCACCCTGGGGCTCGGCAAGCTCACGGTGTTCTACGACGACAACGGCATCTCCATCGACGGCGAGGTCGAGGGCTGGTTCACCGATGACACCGCCAAGCGCTTCGAGGCCTACGGCTGGCACGTGGTGCCCAACGTCGACGGCCACGACCCCGAGCAGATCAAGGCTGCCATCGAACTGGCACGCAGTCACGAGGAGAAGCCGAGCCTGATCATCTGCAAGACCGTGATCGGCTTCGGCGCCCCCAACAAGCAGGGCAAGGAGGAGTGCCACGGCGCCCCGCTGGGCGAGGAAGAGGTGGCCGCCGCACGCAAGCAGCTCGACTGGCCGCACGCGCCTTTCCACGTGCCCGAGCCTGTCTATCAGGGCTGGGATGCACGCCAGCGCGGCAAGTCGCAACAGGATGACTGGCAGACGCGCTTCGCCCGCTACCGTGACGAGCATCCGGAACTCGCCCGCGAGTTCAACCGCCGGGTGCAGTGCCAACTGCCGGCGGAGATCACCAGCGAGGCCTTCATCGAGAAGAGCCAGCAGAAGGGCGAGACCATCGCCACGCGCAAGGCATCGCTGCAGTGTCTCAACGAGCTCGGCCCGCAGCTGCCCGAGCTGCTCGGCGGCAGCGCCGACCTGGCCCCCTCCAACCTGACCTTCTGGAGCGGTGCCAAGCCGATCTCGCGGGAGAACCCGGGCGGCAACTACCTGCACTACGGCGTGCGCGAGTTCGGCATGGGCGCGATCATGAACGGCATCGTGCTGCATGGGGGCTTCATTCCCTATGGTGCCACCTTCCTGATCTTCATGGAGTACATGCGCAACTCGGTGCGCATGGCGGCGCTGATGGGCAAGCGCGCCATCTACGTTTTCACCCACGACTCCATCGGCCTGGGCGAGGACGGCCCCACCCACCAGCCGATCGAACAGCTGACCAACCTGCGCAGCACGCCCAACCTGTGCACCTGGCGCCCCTGCGACGCGGTCGAGACCGCCGCTGCCTGGGACGCCGCGATCAAGCGCAACTCGGGGCCCACGGCGCTGGTGCTGTCGCGCCAGAACCTGCCGCATCAGGAGCGCAACAAGCAGCAGCTGGCCGAAATCCAGCGTGGCGCTTACGTACTCAAGGAGTGCGAAGGCACGCCCGAGCTGATCCTGATCGCCACCGGCTCCGAAGTCGCGCTGGCGATGGACGCCGCCGCCGAGCTGGAGGGCCAGGGCCGCGCGGTACGCGTGGTCTCGATGCCTTCGGCCTACCGCTTCGACGGCCAGGACGCCGAGTACCGCGAGAGCGTGCTGCCAAGAGCGGTGACCAAGCGCCTCGCCATCGAGGCCGGCCACGCCGACTACTGGTACAAGTACGTCGGCCTCGACGGCCGCGTAATCGGCATGACCACCTTCGGTGAGTCCGCGCCGGCGGGCGATCTGTTCAAGCACTTCGGCTTCACCGTGGAGAACGTGGTCGCTCAGGCCCAGGAGCTGCTCGGCTGA